TATGAGACCGAGACCGATGAACGACGCGGCCCTGGCCACTTCAGGAAGGTGATGCACGCCATGGATCTGCTGAAAAATGCAGGGCTTTCATTCTGCGGCTCCTTTACCCACACCAGCAGGAATACGGATATTATTACCGATGGCAGTTATATTGACATGCTGGTTGAGAAGGGCTGTTTTGCCCTCTGGCTTTTTTCTTATGTTCCGGTGGGGCGTAACCCGGATATGGCCTTGATGCCTGCCCCGGAACAGCGAGACCTGATGCGGCGAAGGACAGCCGATTTCCGCGGTTCAAAGCCCATGCTGATCATCGATTTCTGGAATGACGGGCCCATCATCAGCGGTTGCATTGCCGGTGGCCGTAAATATTTCCATGTCAATGCCAATGGCGACATCGAACCCTGCGTCTTCTGCCATTTTGCCGTGGACAACATCCGCCGCACTTCAATAAACGAGGCACTGAAATCGCCACTCTTCCGTAAGATCAGAGAAAAGCAGGGCAGCCACGAAAACCTGCTGAGACCTTGCATGCTGATCGATCATCCTTATGTGGGGCGTGAAATGTTTGCCATGGAAGGCACCTACTCCACTCACGAGGGGGCAGGTGAAATTTTCACCGACCTGGCGGGGGACATGGACAAGTATGCTACTGATTATGCCAGGATTGCCGACCCGACCTGGAAAATGGAATTTACTGCTGAAGCAGGAGAGACAAAGCGGGCCGGTTCTGTAAAAGCATGAATGTCCTTTTGGTAAACCCGCCATCAACAGGAGTCTTTACCACCTTCGGGGTCAGTCTGCCGCCCATGGGGCTGCTCTACATTGCAGCGAGCCTTGAACAGGCCGGTCACAAGGTACAGGTTATCGATCTGCAGTGTGAACCGTCGGATCTCGATCCCTTTCATATCAAAGCAGCAGATGTTGTCGGGATCACTTCCGACACGACTCGCATCGAAAAAGCCATGGAGATTGCACGGCAGGCGGCAGCCATAGGCCGTCCGGTAGTTATGGGTGGCCCCCATCCGCAGTTCATGGCAGAAGAGATCCTTCGTACCGGTCATGTGCATTGCATAGTGAAGGGAGAAGGTGATCTGACCTTTCCCCGGTTGCTTCAAAACTTGGAACGCCGTGAAGACCTGGCCGAGGTTGAGGGCATAATCTTCCGTGACGGGAAGAAGCTGGTGGAGACGGCCAACGGTCCAGTTCCCGACCCGGAACTGCTTTCTTTGCCCGCCCGTCATCTCCTGGATCTGGGCAAGTACAGTGCGTCCCTGAACGGTATTCCCCTTACGCCAGTAGTGACCAGCCGAGGCTGCCCCGGGGCATGTTCTTTCTGTTCCTCTTCCTCTTTCTTCGGGCGCCGCTGGCGTAGCCGCAGTCCGGAATCGGTGCTGGCAGAGCTCGACGAGGTGTATAACCGCTACGGCTTCCGTGCCGTTGCCTTTGTCGACGACAACTTCAGTCTTTCCCCGGAGCGTGTCATTGCCATTGCCGATGGAATCCGCGCTCGCTCCTATGATCTGCAATGGTGGAACTTCTCCCGCGTCGATAACATCGTCGGCAACCCGCAGATGGTGCAAGCCATGGCACAGGCCGGGTCCAAAACGGTCTTTCTCGGCATCGAGAGTGCCGATGACGAATCATTGAAAACACTGGGGAAAGAGAATCAGGGGGAGGCAACCGCAAAGGCGGTAAAGCTTTTGCAGGAAAATGGCATCGAGGTTTTTGGCAGCTATATTCTCGGCCATCTCAATGAGACTGCCAAGGATGTGGAGCGGACCATCCAGATGGCGGTTGACCTGAACACCAATATTGCCCAGTTTTCCATCCTGACCCCATATCCCGGCACCCCCCTTTACAGGGAATTAAAGGAGCGGATATTTCTCAAGCGTTGGAAATTCTATGATGCTCTCCACCTTGTCTTCCGCCATCCGCGCATCAATCGACATCTGCTTCAGTTCTTGCTGATCAAGGCTTATCTACGGTTCTACCGGCGATCGAAGAAGGCAAAGGACGATTTCAGGGACTATGGCAAAACCCAGGATTTCAGCCTGAAGAGGATGTTGACCTGTGCATATGATCTTTTTTTCTAACAGGCGGATGAACAGCTTTGCTTGAAGAAGGCTTCCCTTGGCGCTATACAGTAGTTTGAACCTGTTTTTCATAAGACTCTTTACCGTGCTCGTCCCCAGATTCATGCACCCTCCCTTTGCCATCTTCTGGGGCGGGCTTTTTTACCTGCTTCTGGCGGAAAAAAGACGGGGGATCAGGTCCAACATCAGGATCATCACCGGCAGTCGGAACGTGGAGCTGCTTGTGCTGGCCACCTATTACAAGTTCGCCCGCAACTGGTGCGATGTGATGCTGATGATGAGGTGGCGTGGCTCTAAACTGCAGTCGCTGATCGGCAGGAGGTCGGACGGCGGTCCTCTCGACGCAGCGCTTGCTGCAGGGAATGGCGCCATTCTCATTTCCCCGCACCTGGGTAACTGGGAGCTGGGGGGGCTGGGGCTTGCGGACATGGGGTACACCCTGAATGTCCTCACCTTCAGGGAGCCGGATGAGAAGGTAAACGAGTTGAGGGAGCAGGTCCGGCTTGAACGGGGTATTCGCTTTATCTATGTGGACCGGAACGATACGTCGCCGCTGGCGGTGATCGAGGCGGTCAACGCCCTTCGCCGTAACGAGATACTTGCTTTGCTTGGAGAGCGCGATGGCTCCTCCCATACCATGACCCTCGATTTTTTCGGCAGGCAGGCTTCCATTCCCGTTGGCGCCGCTTATCTGGCCATGGCCAGCGGAGCGCCGGTCATCCCCGTTTTCGTGCCTCTGGAGGGGAATCACTACGCCACTATCATGGAAGCACCCATTTACTTCAGGGGAGGGCATGCCGACCATGCCGGGTCCATCGGGGAAGGGACAGAGCGCATCCTGAGGGTTTTTGAGAAATACATCAGAATGTACCCGGACCAGTGGTACAATTTCTTCGACTACTGGGGCAGGGAAAATATCAACAAGGAAAAGGGTTTATAGATGTCAGAAGAATTGATCGACCAAGTGAAACAACTGATTATAGACAGCCTCCGCATCGAGGGGATGGGGATCAGCGACATCGAGACGGACGCTCCCCTGTTTGGCGAAGGGTTGGGGCTCGACTCCATCGACGCTCTGCAACTGGTGGTAGGGATGGAAAAGGCATTCGGCGTTGTCGTCCCTGATGCAGAGACCGGCAACAAGGTTTTCCGCTCCGTCAGGACCATGGCAGAATTCATCGCGGAACACCGTAAATGAAACTGCTTCTCATCTCTCCAGGCTGGCCCAAGGGGAGATTGTGGGGCGAGCTGGGGTTCAAATTCCCATCCCTTTCCCTCGCAGCCATTGCCGCAGCTACCCCGCCACACTGGGAGGTGGCCCTGTGCGACGAGAACGTGGAGCCCCTTGATGTTGCCGGCCATGCGGATCTGGTGGCCATCACCGCCATGACTCCCCAGGCGCCCCGCGCCTATGAGATTGCCGACCAGTTCCGTGCCAGGGGCATAAGGGTTGTGATGGGGGGCTTCCACGCCAGCAATCTTCCCGATGAGGCGCTTCTCCATGTTGATGCGGTAGTCGTGGGCGAGGGTGATCTGGTCTGGCCCCGGCTGGTATCTGATTTTGAAAGGGGAACCCTGCAGCCCGTTTATCGCCCCGACGCCATGCTGGACATGGCGGATCTGCCGGTTGCCAGGCGGGAGATCTTTGCCGGCAAAGGCTATCTACTCACAAACACACTCCAGACCACCCGCGGTTGCCCCTTTGACTGCGAGTTTTGTTCAGTTACCGCCTTTTACGGCAGAAAATACCGGGAGCGGCCGGTGGAGCAGGTACTTACCGAACTTGAAGTGCTGCGCAAGCAGAATTCCTTCGCCTTTTTCGTCGATGACAATCTGGTGGCCAACCGCCGCTATGCCCTGTCCCTGTTCTCAGCCATGAAAGGAATGGGATTCAAATGGCTTTCCCATGCCCCCATCGACTTTGCCGGTGATCCCGAACTAATGCGAGCGGCCGGCGAATCCGGCTGCATCGGCATGTTCGTCGGCTTCGAATCGCTAAACCAGGAATCGCTGGTGGCGATGGGCAAGGTGACCAACCAGGCCACATCATATCTTGAGCAGGCCAAGGTCTTTCGCGACCACGGCATCGGTATTCTCGGCTCATTCGTCCTGGGTTCCGACGGTGATACTCCCGCCATCTTCGAACCCATACTTCGTTTCTGCGAAGAAGCCCGTATCGAGGCTGCCATCTTCCCCATCCTAACTCCCTATCCAGGAACCAAGGTTCGTGAAAGGCTGGAAAAAGAGGGGCGCATAACTTCCAATGACTGGCGCGATTACGATATGGGGCATGTGAATTTCATTCCGCGGGGCATGAGCGCAGCCGAGCTGCAGGCTGGCCATGACTGGCTCAACCGGTCGTTTTATTCCTTTTCTTCCATGTACCGGCGGATTTTCAAGCTGCACCGATCGGTGCAGGTCTTTGCACCGATGAATTTCGGTTTCCGGAGCGCCATCCGGCGCACGGCCAAGGTTATGGGGTAGGCTGATGGATTGTTTCATGTTCCCTGGACAACCACTGGCCCGAGGCGCCGCTCTGCCCCCGGATGAGGGCTTTACCACAATTGCGGAACTGGTGAGGCAAAAGGCCGGCTTCGACTTGCTCACTTCCAGCTGGCTTCGAGAGGCGAGCACCGAAAATGTCGGCCTCCAGCTCTATGGCGTAGGGATGAGTCTGTATATGAACCGTAAAATGCGGTCTGCAGGGATTCAACCTGCTGTGGTCGCTGAACACAGCATGGGAATTTATCCGGCACTGGCTGCGTGCTCTTCACTTCCCGAGGCAGAGGTAATTGAACTTACCTGGCGTGTTGGCGCATGCCTGGCAGAAATGGGCAAAAACCGGGGCTTTGCCCTTGGCTGCATCATCGGCTTGACCTGCGAGCCGGTGTTGGCCATTGCCGGTAACAGTGGCACTCATCTGGCAAATCATAACACTTCCCGTCACTTTCTTCTCTGTGGCACGAAAGAAAATATTGAAACAGCCGTTGCCGAGGCCCTTGCCCAAGGAGCCTTTTCGGCAAAAGTCTTTGATTGCGACGCGCCCCTTCACACTCCTCTCATTTCTGAGTTGGAAACACCGTTGCGGCAGATATTGGCCGATTACAGCTATGCTGAGCCCTGCGGAGTTCTCATTGATCACCTGGAGCAGAACCGATTAAAGGCAAAAGACCTGCCCGATTTCATGTTCAGACAGCTCTGTATGCCGGTTTACTGGGAAAGAACCTACCGTGCCTTGGTTAGTATGGGGGCAAAGAGATTTCATGAGGTAGGGGCAGGCGAGGCGCTGAAAAAGTACAACCGCTGGATAGCCAGTGAAACTGACCAGAAATGAGAGTGCGGTGAATTTCCACGAGACCTTGATCAAAGTGCGCTTCAATGAGGTGGATGCTTACCGGGTTGCCTGGCATGGCCATTATGTGGCATGGATGGAAATAGGACGCAATGACCTTGCTGAACGCTTCGATGTGGGTGTGGAGCAAATCTCCGATGCAGGGTTCATGGCGCCGGTGGTGGATCTCAGCATCAAATACAAAAGACCCGCCCGCTTCGGCGAGGAGCTGCGCGTGCGCACGAGAGTGAAGCGCACCGAGACGAGCACTCTCGAATTTACCTGTGATATTGTCGGCGAAGATGGACAGCTGACCGCCTCGGGAAGGACCGTGCACGTCCTGACTGACATGAATGGGGTCTTGCAGTATACCTTGCCGCCGGTTATTGCCGAGAGGCTTGAAAAGATGATGGCGTTTCTGGGGGTGTGATGGATATCCTGCTGATCTCAGCCAACAGGGAAAGGACCCCGTATCCGGTTTTCCCTCTCGGTCTTTCCTATCTTGCCGGCCCGCTGGCCGAACGGGGACACCGCTTGAAGGTCCTTGACCTCTGCTTTGCCGATGATCCTGAATCTGCTGTAAGTACAGCTCTCGACGAGTTCACTCCCGATGCAGTGGTTCTTTCCATCAGAAACATCGACAACGTCACCTTTCCCGGGAGCCGTTCCTATCTGCCCGGGGTGAAAAAGATCGTCGACATCTGCCGCGGCAGGGTGCCGGTTATCGCCGGCGGTTCGGGCTTTTCCATCATGCCGGCGGAGATTCTCGCCTACCTGGATGCGGATTACGGCGTGGTCGGCGAGGGAGAGGAAATCTTGCCGGAACTGCTGACATGCATCTCCGATGGCTTGATTCCCGAGTCCCTGCCGGGGGTGCTGGTCAGGGAAAAAACCGGTTTCTTGCCCGCCAGACTCATCCAGAGCATAAGACCTGCCGAGCGCGGCCTTTTCCCGCTGGAACGGTACTACCGCGAAGGGGGGATGGCCAACCTCCAGACCAAGCGGGGCTGCCCCTTTTCCTGCATCTACTGCACCTATCCCCTGTTGGAGGGGAGGGCGATCAGGGTGCGGCCGATCGGCGACATCATCACCGAGATCAGATCTCTGGTGGAGGGCTTCGGCATCGGTTACATCTACTTTGTCGACGATATCTTCAACTACCCCCCCGAATTTGCCGAGGAACTGTGCCAGGCCATGATCTCCGAGAAACTTCAGATCAACTGGACCGCCTTCATCAACCCGGCCTTCATAACACCATCCCTGCTGCAGACAATGATTGCCGCCGGTTGCGACGCCGTGGAATTCGGCAGTGAATCGGGTTCAGCCTCGATGCTGCGCAATCTCGGTAAATCGTTTACCGTCGATGATCTGCGCAACTCCTCGCGCCTGTGCCGGGAAGCAGGGGCGGATTTTGCCCACTATATTCTCTTCGGCGGACCCGGTGAGAGCGAAGCAACCATCGACGAGACTTTTGCCCTGATGGACGAGCTTGAACCGACTGCCGTCATTGCCATGACCGGCATCCGTATCTTCCCCGGCACGCCATTGCACGCTTCCGCCCTGGCCGACGGCACCCTTGCTGCGGAAACATCCCTGCTGGAACCCGTTTTCTATATTTCGCCTCCCATCCGGGAGACCCTCTGCCAGATGGTCACGGAGCGGGCACTGGCCAGAAAGAACTGGGTGGCGCCGGGGCTGGAAATCAACATGAGCGATGCCATGCTGGAGGCCCTGCGCCATTTTCCGGTGCGGGGACCGCTGTGGAAGCTGATGAAAAGACTCGGCCGGAGCAGGATCAGGCCCATGTCGGCAACCGTCGTTGAATCTGCCGTCTGAATGGAGCTTTTATGGAATTCAAAGACAATATAGTCGTCATCACCGGCGGCACCAGGGGTATCGGCAAGGCGATCTCCCTCCATTTCGCCCGGTTGGGAGCACAGGTCACGGCAGCTTACCTGACGAATGAAACAGCAGCGGCTGCCCTCAAGGAAGAGTCCGCCGGTCTTGCCGGTGCCATCACTACGGTGAAAACCGATGTTGCCACTGCCGACGGCGCCATGTCACTTGTGGAGTCAGCGGCGGCAGCCACCGGTTCCATTGATATCCTCGTCAACAACGCCGGCATCATCCGCGACTGCTATCTTCCCATGATGTCGGAAAATGACTGGGACGCCGTTGTCCGCGGCAATCTTTATCCCCTTTTCCATTGCTGCAAGTGGGGGGTGAGAAAGATGATCGCCAACCGGCGCGGCGCCATCATCAATCTTTCCTCCGTTTCCGCCTTAAGCGGCACGGCCGGTCAGACCAACTATGCGGCCAGCAAGGGAGCCGCCATAAGTTTTACCCGTTCCCTGGCCAGGGAGGTGGGGCCGATGGGCATCAGGGCCAATGTTGTGGCTCCGGGGCTGATCGAAACGGAAATGACCGCTGCCATGAAGCCCGATATGGTTGACAGAATCGTCAAGTCCTCTTCCCTCGGGCGTATCGGCAGGGCGGAAGAGGTCGCCGGGGCGGTTGCCTTTCTTGCTTCGGAACAGGCTTCCTATATAACCGGCCAGTGCCTGGTGGTGGACGGGGGAATAGTCTGAAAAGGGCTTTCCTGCGCCAAAGAAAAGCTTTATTTATTGTTCCTTTTCCGGTTAAAATGGCATTTCATTAGCGAACAAGTTAGCCAGATGCCACGAAGAGAACAATGGAAAGAAAAAGAATAGCAATAACCGGATTGGGCGTTTTCGCTGCCGCCGGCAAAGATATAACTTCCTTCACCGATGCCCTTCTTAACGGCCGATGTGCCATGGGTCCCATCGACCTTTTCGATGTAAGCCGCTTTTCCTCAAGGATCGGTGCCCAGGTTCCAGGCTTCAATCCCCTCGACTATTTCAGCGCGCGAAATGCGGCAAAGCTTTCCCGTGCCGACCAGTTCGGCGTCATTGCCGCCGGTGAAGCTTTGGCTGACAGCGGCGCTTTGCAACATTACTCACCATACGATGTGGGCATATCCATGGGCGCAGGCTCTGCCGGCATGCTTCATGCCGAGCAATGGCTGAACGAGACCATCGCCGGCAGCAATCCGGACCCATCTCTTCTGCGAGGCATACTCCCCGACCGCACCTCCACGGCCATTGCCGAAACATATGGAATCGGCGGCTATCAGGGAAGCATCACCACTGCATGTTCTTCATCTGCGAACGCCATTGGCTGGGGTGCCGACCTCATCGCCTCCGGCAGATTGAAGGCAGCCGTGTGTGGCGGTTCGGATTGTCTCTGCATATTGACCTTTGCCGGCTTCAATTCCTTGAGAGTTATCGATCCGGAACCCTGCGCCCCTTTCAGCCTGGGGCGGCGCGGCATATCCCTGGGAGAGGGGGCTGCTTTCCTTGTTTTAGAAGAGGAAAACGCTGCAAAAGAGCGCGGCGCAAAGATCCATGGTTATGTGCTTGGTTATGCAGTGGCGGGAGAGGCCCATCACATGACCGCTCCCGCACCGGACGGTGTCGATGCCTCCGAACTCATGGCTGCCGCTTTGAAACAAGCCGGTGTTTCAACCGCGGATATCGGCTGGGTAAATGCCCATGGCACCGCTACGCCTCTCAATGACGTGGTGGAGACCAAGGCCATGAAACTGGTATTCGGCGAGCGGGCCAAGGATGTGCCGCTGGTTTCCACCAAGGCCCTCACCGGCCACTGTCTCGGCGCTGCCGGGGCCATTGAAGCTCTGGCCACCGTGATCGGCCTGAGAGACGGCTTTATCCCCCAGACGCTCAATTTCAGGGGGGCAGACCCTGAGTGTGACCTTGACTATTGCCACCAGGGGTTAAAGGCGAGCAATGCCACGCTGGCGCTCTCCAACTCCTTTGCCTTCGGTGGAAACATAACAAGTCTGGTGCTCGGTAAATGAAGAATATTGCCAAAGACATAGTAATTACCGGCATGGCGGCCATTTCTGCCGCTGGTGTCGGACTTGATCCCCTGGTTACTGCATTGGGAGAAGGCAAAAGTCTGCTCAAGCCGATCCCGGCAGATATCGCCGGTTCGGAGGGCTACCTGTGGGGTAAAGCTGACGCCTTCAAGGGGGGCGATTTCATGCCGCCCCTCAAGGCGCGGAAATTTGACCGTTGCAGTCTTTTTGCCGTTGTTGGCGCCGGAATGGCGCTCAAGGATGCCGGCATCGACCGTGGCACCATAGATGCCGGCAGAATAGGCATTGTCCTCGGCTGCGGATTCGGCGGCATTGCCAATTCGGAGGAATTCCTGCGCGGCTACTTCTGCTCCGGTGCAGAAGGTCTTTCACCGATGCTTTTTCCCAACACCGTTCCCAATGCCCCGGCCAGCAATGCCTCCATCGAAAACGGCCTCAAAGGCCCCAATGTAACCTTCGTTCAGCGTTTCTGCTCGGCCGAATCGGCTTTCATGATGGCCTGCCGCTTTTTGCAGGAAGGGCGTGCCGAGATCATTCTCACCGGCGGCGTCGATGAGCTGACCACTGCCATGGTCAGGGGATTCAAGGCAGCTGGACAGTTGAGACGCCATGGGGCCGGTTTCGGCGAAGGGGCCGGTATTCTGGTGCTGGAAAGGGGCGACCACGCCCGGGGGCGTAATGCCGTGATCAAGGGGCATGTGGGAGAAGTGCGGACCATTGGCCGTTTGATCCCGGGCCTTGAGGCCGAAGGGGCGGACCGGCTGCTTTCCGGAGTAAAAGATATCAAGCTGGCAGGGCTTTCCGGAACAGCAGTTGCCGAGAAGACTCTGATGGAGCGGTTGCCCGCTGTGGAACGCCTTGAAACCGGTAACATCATCGGGCGGGCACTTGGTATGGGGGGGCTTGCCATGGCCGCCCTTGTCCTCTCCCTTCCACAGGAGGCTGCCGGCCTGCATGTGGCGGCCTCGCCGGAAGGACCTTACTACGCCATTGAATTAAGTGGAGGATCGCCTGTTTAATTCAGACCCCTCCCAGTATCTTCCCCACTGCCCCCCGTTTCTCTTCGTGGATAAAGTTATCAGCCGTGAGCCCGGTGTCAGTGCAACCGCAGAGATTGTCGTTACAGCTGGCAGTGGTCCTTTCCCTCCGATTCTGCTGATCGAGTCCATGGCTCAGGTGGGTGGTATTGCCGCCGGGCAGGTGGCCGGAGCCGGGGGAGTCCTTGCCGCCGTCAGCCAAGGGCTAATCCCTGCCGCAGTGGGCCCAGGGAAATATCTGGTTTCTGCGCGTATCGTCAAATCTTTTGGCACACTGCACATGGTGGAAGGGGAAGTGCTGGGGGAGGGAATATCCATTGCCAGCGCAATCCTGACCCTTGCAGTGGGCAGTCCGGGATGACACCATTCTCCATAACCTGTTCCGAGAGAAAACAATGAAAAAGATCCTGCTTGTATTGCTGTTTATTTCTTTCTGTCTGGGGCAATCTGCCCATGCTGCCCCCAATAAGGCCTTGGAAGCACTGGAGACGCTGCGGCGTGGTTTTTCCGGCATGAACGATTTTACTGCCGATATTGTCCAGGAAAAGCAGATGGCCATGATGAAGCGGAAGATGGTCTCAAAAGGGATTGTTCGCTTCAGGAAGCCGGGCACCTTCTTCATGGAGCTTTTGCCTCCCTATGCCAGCCGCCTTCTCCTGCGGGACAATG
This region of Geotalea daltonii FRC-32 genomic DNA includes:
- a CDS encoding radical SAM protein, whose product is MLQSLKNYSTEKIVSLLLSLATNSSNENLARMTYLMELIPKKDYYRDRIRWMRQLLRDNHPSMEFPRRILRDLHPNQRDKWITNLAVNHLLSGTNKRKAWADREGYYPPSTVVISPTMKCNLSCYGCYAGDYQKSLELSLEEIDSVLTQMKEMGVYFAVISGGEPFFKDDIFEIFRKHSDMAFLVFTHGGLIDEAMVERLIEVGNVMPAFSLEGYETETDERRGPGHFRKVMHAMDLLKNAGLSFCGSFTHTSRNTDIITDGSYIDMLVEKGCFALWLFSYVPVGRNPDMALMPAPEQRDLMRRRTADFRGSKPMLIIDFWNDGPIISGCIAGGRKYFHVNANGDIEPCVFCHFAVDNIRRTSINEALKSPLFRKIREKQGSHENLLRPCMLIDHPYVGREMFAMEGTYSTHEGAGEIFTDLAGDMDKYATDYARIADPTWKMEFTAEAGETKRAGSVKA
- a CDS encoding B12-binding domain-containing radical SAM protein; this encodes MNVLLVNPPSTGVFTTFGVSLPPMGLLYIAASLEQAGHKVQVIDLQCEPSDLDPFHIKAADVVGITSDTTRIEKAMEIARQAAAIGRPVVMGGPHPQFMAEEILRTGHVHCIVKGEGDLTFPRLLQNLERREDLAEVEGIIFRDGKKLVETANGPVPDPELLSLPARHLLDLGKYSASLNGIPLTPVVTSRGCPGACSFCSSSSFFGRRWRSRSPESVLAELDEVYNRYGFRAVAFVDDNFSLSPERVIAIADGIRARSYDLQWWNFSRVDNIVGNPQMVQAMAQAGSKTVFLGIESADDESLKTLGKENQGEATAKAVKLLQENGIEVFGSYILGHLNETAKDVERTIQMAVDLNTNIAQFSILTPYPGTPLYRELKERIFLKRWKFYDALHLVFRHPRINRHLLQFLLIKAYLRFYRRSKKAKDDFRDYGKTQDFSLKRMLTCAYDLFF
- a CDS encoding lysophospholipid acyltransferase family protein, with protein sequence MALYSSLNLFFIRLFTVLVPRFMHPPFAIFWGGLFYLLLAEKRRGIRSNIRIITGSRNVELLVLATYYKFARNWCDVMLMMRWRGSKLQSLIGRRSDGGPLDAALAAGNGAILISPHLGNWELGGLGLADMGYTLNVLTFREPDEKVNELREQVRLERGIRFIYVDRNDTSPLAVIEAVNALRRNEILALLGERDGSSHTMTLDFFGRQASIPVGAAYLAMASGAPVIPVFVPLEGNHYATIMEAPIYFRGGHADHAGSIGEGTERILRVFEKYIRMYPDQWYNFFDYWGRENINKEKGL
- a CDS encoding phosphopantetheine-binding protein gives rise to the protein MSEELIDQVKQLIIDSLRIEGMGISDIETDAPLFGEGLGLDSIDALQLVVGMEKAFGVVVPDAETGNKVFRSVRTMAEFIAEHRK
- a CDS encoding B12-binding domain-containing radical SAM protein is translated as MKLLLISPGWPKGRLWGELGFKFPSLSLAAIAAATPPHWEVALCDENVEPLDVAGHADLVAITAMTPQAPRAYEIADQFRARGIRVVMGGFHASNLPDEALLHVDAVVVGEGDLVWPRLVSDFERGTLQPVYRPDAMLDMADLPVARREIFAGKGYLLTNTLQTTRGCPFDCEFCSVTAFYGRKYRERPVEQVLTELEVLRKQNSFAFFVDDNLVANRRYALSLFSAMKGMGFKWLSHAPIDFAGDPELMRAAGESGCIGMFVGFESLNQESLVAMGKVTNQATSYLEQAKVFRDHGIGILGSFVLGSDGDTPAIFEPILRFCEEARIEAAIFPILTPYPGTKVRERLEKEGRITSNDWRDYDMGHVNFIPRGMSAAELQAGHDWLNRSFYSFSSMYRRIFKLHRSVQVFAPMNFGFRSAIRRTAKVMG
- a CDS encoding ACP S-malonyltransferase; its protein translation is MDCFMFPGQPLARGAALPPDEGFTTIAELVRQKAGFDLLTSSWLREASTENVGLQLYGVGMSLYMNRKMRSAGIQPAVVAEHSMGIYPALAACSSLPEAEVIELTWRVGACLAEMGKNRGFALGCIIGLTCEPVLAIAGNSGTHLANHNTSRHFLLCGTKENIETAVAEALAQGAFSAKVFDCDAPLHTPLISELETPLRQILADYSYAEPCGVLIDHLEQNRLKAKDLPDFMFRQLCMPVYWERTYRALVSMGAKRFHEVGAGEALKKYNRWIASETDQK
- a CDS encoding acyl-CoA thioesterase, with protein sequence MKLTRNESAVNFHETLIKVRFNEVDAYRVAWHGHYVAWMEIGRNDLAERFDVGVEQISDAGFMAPVVDLSIKYKRPARFGEELRVRTRVKRTETSTLEFTCDIVGEDGQLTASGRTVHVLTDMNGVLQYTLPPVIAERLEKMMAFLGV
- a CDS encoding lipid biosynthesis B12-binding/radical SAM protein, translated to MDILLISANRERTPYPVFPLGLSYLAGPLAERGHRLKVLDLCFADDPESAVSTALDEFTPDAVVLSIRNIDNVTFPGSRSYLPGVKKIVDICRGRVPVIAGGSGFSIMPAEILAYLDADYGVVGEGEEILPELLTCISDGLIPESLPGVLVREKTGFLPARLIQSIRPAERGLFPLERYYREGGMANLQTKRGCPFSCIYCTYPLLEGRAIRVRPIGDIITEIRSLVEGFGIGYIYFVDDIFNYPPEFAEELCQAMISEKLQINWTAFINPAFITPSLLQTMIAAGCDAVEFGSESGSASMLRNLGKSFTVDDLRNSSRLCREAGADFAHYILFGGPGESEATIDETFALMDELEPTAVIAMTGIRIFPGTPLHASALADGTLAAETSLLEPVFYISPPIRETLCQMVTERALARKNWVAPGLEINMSDAMLEALRHFPVRGPLWKLMKRLGRSRIRPMSATVVESAV
- a CDS encoding 3-oxoacyl-ACP reductase family protein — encoded protein: MEFKDNIVVITGGTRGIGKAISLHFARLGAQVTAAYLTNETAAAALKEESAGLAGAITTVKTDVATADGAMSLVESAAAATGSIDILVNNAGIIRDCYLPMMSENDWDAVVRGNLYPLFHCCKWGVRKMIANRRGAIINLSSVSALSGTAGQTNYAASKGAAISFTRSLAREVGPMGIRANVVAPGLIETEMTAAMKPDMVDRIVKSSSLGRIGRAEEVAGAVAFLASEQASYITGQCLVVDGGIV
- a CDS encoding beta-ketoacyl-[acyl-carrier-protein] synthase family protein; translation: MERKRIAITGLGVFAAAGKDITSFTDALLNGRCAMGPIDLFDVSRFSSRIGAQVPGFNPLDYFSARNAAKLSRADQFGVIAAGEALADSGALQHYSPYDVGISMGAGSAGMLHAEQWLNETIAGSNPDPSLLRGILPDRTSTAIAETYGIGGYQGSITTACSSSANAIGWGADLIASGRLKAAVCGGSDCLCILTFAGFNSLRVIDPEPCAPFSLGRRGISLGEGAAFLVLEEENAAKERGAKIHGYVLGYAVAGEAHHMTAPAPDGVDASELMAAALKQAGVSTADIGWVNAHGTATPLNDVVETKAMKLVFGERAKDVPLVSTKALTGHCLGAAGAIEALATVIGLRDGFIPQTLNFRGADPECDLDYCHQGLKASNATLALSNSFAFGGNITSLVLGK
- a CDS encoding beta-ketoacyl synthase N-terminal-like domain-containing protein, translating into MKNIAKDIVITGMAAISAAGVGLDPLVTALGEGKSLLKPIPADIAGSEGYLWGKADAFKGGDFMPPLKARKFDRCSLFAVVGAGMALKDAGIDRGTIDAGRIGIVLGCGFGGIANSEEFLRGYFCSGAEGLSPMLFPNTVPNAPASNASIENGLKGPNVTFVQRFCSAESAFMMACRFLQEGRAEIILTGGVDELTTAMVRGFKAAGQLRRHGAGFGEGAGILVLERGDHARGRNAVIKGHVGEVRTIGRLIPGLEAEGADRLLSGVKDIKLAGLSGTAVAEKTLMERLPAVERLETGNIIGRALGMGGLAMAALVLSLPQEAAGLHVAASPEGPYYAIELSGGSPV
- a CDS encoding hydroxymyristoyl-ACP dehydratase, which produces MDKVISREPGVSATAEIVVTAGSGPFPPILLIESMAQVGGIAAGQVAGAGGVLAAVSQGLIPAAVGPGKYLVSARIVKSFGTLHMVEGEVLGEGISIASAILTLAVGSPG